The Kluyvera intermedia genome includes the window AAGAGCAGGCAGCGAACAAGCTGACCGACGCGATGCAGGGCCTGGACGAACGTAGCCAGGACATCATCCGCGCCCGCTGGCTGGACGAAGACAACAAGTCTACGCTGCAAGAACTGGCCGACCGTTATGGCGTTTCCGCCGAGCGTGTTCGCCAGCTTGAAAAGAATGCGATGAAAAAACTGCGTGCGGCTATCGAAGCCTGATTTTTTCAACGCGCCCAATGAACCCTCGAATGTAAATTCGGGGGTTTTGTTTTTTGTAGGCCGGATAAGGTACAGCCGCCATCCGGCAATCTGCGCCGATCTGCCCGATGGCGCTACGCTTATCGGGCCTACGGGTTCGTCACTCCGATAATCCCACCGTCATCACGCTTTCCTCTGTTTATTTCCCTTTTACCGCTGGCGCTAATGAAGCCGATGGCAAAGACTAAATAAGCGCTATGTATTTTTCCGTCTTTTAACGGCAGGGGGTATACGTGAGTAACGAGTCACTGAATCATCGGCGTTTACAGGCCACGCCACGCGGTGTTGGCGTGATGTGTGGTTTCTACGCGGAACGCGCGGAAAACGCCACGCTGTGGGATATTGAAGGTAATGAGTATATTGATTTTGCCGCCGGGATTGCGGTGCTCAATACCGGTCACCGTCATCCGCAGGTGATTGCGGCCGTCGAGAACCAACTCAAGGCATTCACCCATACCGCCTACCAGATTGTCCCCTATGAAAGCTATGTATCATTAGCAGAACGTATTAATGCCGTAGCGCCCATTGAAGGAGATGCTAAAACGGCATTCTTTAGCACAGGCGCGGAAGCGGTAGAAAATGCGGTGAAAATTGCCCGCGCCTACACTAAACGTCCAGGACTGATTACCTTTGGCGGCGGCTTCCATGGACGCACCTTTATGACCATGGCGCTGACCGGCAAAGTGGCGCCTTATAAAATCGGCTTCGGCCCGTTCCCCGGCTCGGTTTACCATGGAATCTACCCGAATGCTGCCCACGGTATTACTACGGAGATGGCGTTAAAAAGCCTGGCCCAGATTTTTAAAGCGGATATTAGCCCGGATCAGGTCGCCGCGATTATTCTTGAGCCAATCCAGGGGGAAGGGGGCTTTGTTGTCGCACCTGCTGATTTTATGCAGGGATTGCGCGCGCTATGCGATACCCACGGCATTTTGTTGATTGCCGACGAAGTGCAGACCGGCTTTGCCCGCACCGGTAAGCTGTTTGCGATGGAGCACCATAGCGTTAAGCCCGATCTCATCACTATGGCAAAAAGCCTGGCAGGGGGATTCCCGCTCTCCGGCGTCGTTGGGCGTGCGGACGTGATGGATGCTCCCGCTCCCGGTGGGCTTGGTGGTACCTACGCCGGTAATCCGCTGGCGATTGCGGCTGCGCTCGCGGTACTGGACGTGATTGAAGAAGAGGCACTGTGTACTCGGGCAAATCATCTGGGCCAGCATCTGATTGAAGTATTGAATGCCGCGCGCGTGAGCTGCCCGGCGATTGCCGATGTGCGCGGTGTGGGTTCAATGGTGGCGGTCGAGTTTATTGACCCGCAAACCCAGGAGCCGTCGCCGGAGTTCACCAAACTCGTTCAGGAACGCGCGCTGGCTGAAGGCGTGCTGCTGCTGAGCTGTGGTGTCTACGGTAACGTGATTCGCTTCCTGTATCCGCTCACCATCCCTGAGAAGCAGTTCCAGCAAGCGCTGGAGGTGATTCGTCGGGCATTAACCGAATAATTGAGCCCTTCCCGGCGGCGCTGCGCCTGGCCGGGCTACATTGCCTGCAACAAAATGAAATCACTTTCCGTAGCCCGGCCAAGCGCAGCGCCGCCGGGGATACACCCAACATTTCATCCACCCCGGCTCGCCGTTTTTTGTCATTTTTACGTTACAAATCCGTCAAAATAAACGTTTCAAATCCATAAAAATGGGGTATGTTTTAGCAGAGTATGCTGCAAAAGCACCCGCATACTCCCACTATACTAATATCTTATACTCACCGTAATAGTGATGTAAGAATAATGTGCTAAATAACAACATCACAACAAATGCAATAACCATAACAATGGGGAACCTCAGGATGAA containing:
- a CDS encoding 4-aminobutyrate--2-oxoglutarate transaminase, with the protein product MCGFYAERAENATLWDIEGNEYIDFAAGIAVLNTGHRHPQVIAAVENQLKAFTHTAYQIVPYESYVSLAERINAVAPIEGDAKTAFFSTGAEAVENAVKIARAYTKRPGLITFGGGFHGRTFMTMALTGKVAPYKIGFGPFPGSVYHGIYPNAAHGITTEMALKSLAQIFKADISPDQVAAIILEPIQGEGGFVVAPADFMQGLRALCDTHGILLIADEVQTGFARTGKLFAMEHHSVKPDLITMAKSLAGGFPLSGVVGRADVMDAPAPGGLGGTYAGNPLAIAAALAVLDVIEEEALCTRANHLGQHLIEVLNAARVSCPAIADVRGVGSMVAVEFIDPQTQEPSPEFTKLVQERALAEGVLLLSCGVYGNVIRFLYPLTIPEKQFQQALEVIRRALTE